The Macrotis lagotis isolate mMagLag1 chromosome 6, bilby.v1.9.chrom.fasta, whole genome shotgun sequence genome includes a window with the following:
- the DIPK2A gene encoding divergent protein kinase domain 2A isoform X2, with product MVAVNYVGEELWSYFNAPWEKRVDLAWQLMEIAEQLTNNDFEFALYLLDVSFDNFAVGPRDGKVIIVDAENVLVADKRLIRQNKPENWDVWYESKFDDCDKEACLSFSKEILCSRATVDHNYYAICQNLLSRHATWRGTSGGLLHDPPGEIAKDGRLEALLDECAHPKKRFGRFQAAKELREYLAQLSNNGR from the exons ATGGTGGCTGTAAATTATGTTGGAGAAGAATTGTGGAGCTACTTCAATGCACCCTGGGAAAAACGTGTCGACTTGGCTTGGCAGTTAATGGAAATTGCAGAGCAACTTACCAACAATGACTTTGAATTTGCACTCTACCTCTTAGATGTCAGTTTTGACAATTTTGCAGTTGGTCCTAGAGATGGAAAAGTGATCATTGTAGATGCTGAAAATGTTTTGGTTGCAGACAAAAGATTAATTAGACAGA ATAAACCTGAAAACTGGGATGTGTGGTATGAAAGCAAGTTTGATGACTGTGATAAAGAAGCTTGCttatcattttcaaaagaaattctttGTTCTCGTGCCACTGTGGATCACAATTATTATGCTATTTGTCAGAACCTCTTGTCTAGACATGCCACCTGGCGTGGCACTTCTGGAGGACTACTTCATGACCCACCAGGCGAAATTGCCAAAGATGGCCGATTGGAGGCCTTGCTTGATGAGTGTGCCCACCCAAAGAAGCGATTTGGCCGATTCCAAGCTGCAAAAGAACTTCGGGAATATTTAGCACAATTAAGTAACAATGGGAGGTAG